Proteins from a single region of Butyrivibrio fibrisolvens:
- a CDS encoding NUDIX hydrolase: protein MKFKLIKKLEQGKFITRYDVEYETEDKEQKIYEIISRNSEIESEEDLHNMKPDAVVLIIEDEKHERLLINKEFRLAVDSWVYNFPAGLIDPGETADEAAKRELMEETGLELISIEDHIGRSYSAVGFSNEVNVCVVGTAKGEFKKSTSNVEEIEPGWYTKEEVRELLKTQPFAARTQAYAYLWSRE, encoded by the coding sequence ATGAAATTCAAATTGATCAAAAAGCTAGAGCAGGGCAAATTCATTACTCGTTATGACGTGGAATATGAAACTGAAGACAAAGAACAAAAAATATACGAGATCATAAGTCGCAATTCTGAAATAGAGTCAGAAGAAGACTTACATAATATGAAGCCTGATGCAGTAGTTTTAATCATAGAAGACGAGAAGCATGAAAGACTTCTTATAAATAAAGAATTCAGGCTGGCAGTTGATTCATGGGTATATAACTTTCCTGCAGGGCTTATCGATCCGGGTGAAACTGCTGATGAGGCTGCAAAGCGCGAGCTGATGGAAGAAACAGGGCTTGAGCTTATATCCATAGAGGATCATATAGGAAGGTCTTATAGCGCAGTAGGTTTTTCTAATGAAGTTAATGTGTGCGTTGTGGGCACAGCAAAGGGTGAGTTTAAAAAGAGTACATCCAACGTCGAGGAGATAGAGCCAGGGTGGTATACAAAGGAAGAGGTAAGAGAGTTGTTAAAGACACAGCCTTTTGCAGCCAGAACACAGGCGTATGCTTACCTTTGGTCTAGGGAATAA